A genome region from Fodinibius salicampi includes the following:
- the paaA gene encoding 1,2-phenylacetyl-CoA epoxidase subunit PaaA, translating to MEKENNNTTFQERIDKGETIEPKDQMPERYRQQLIRMMSQHAHSEIVGMLPEGNWITRAPSLRRKMILLSKVQDEAGHGLYLYSATETLGASRQEVIDDLLNGHAKYSSIFNYPTLSWADIAVIGWLVDGAAIINQTMLARSSYGPYARAMVRICKEESFHKKQGYEMVATMADGTPEQQEMIQDAVNRWWWPTLMMFGPHDEDSPNSAELIKWGVKSKTNDELRQSFVDRHVQEAHTVGLEIPDPDLKFNEETGHWVFGEIDWDEFWNVVKGNGPMNRQRINTRREAHENGKWVREAAEEYARKQKLSEEKAS from the coding sequence ATGGAAAAAGAGAATAACAATACCACTTTTCAGGAGCGTATCGACAAGGGAGAAACTATAGAACCCAAAGATCAGATGCCGGAGCGATATCGGCAACAGCTCATCCGGATGATGTCTCAGCATGCTCACTCAGAGATTGTTGGCATGCTTCCGGAAGGGAACTGGATTACCCGCGCTCCTTCGCTTCGCCGTAAAATGATTCTGCTTTCCAAAGTCCAGGATGAAGCAGGGCACGGCCTGTATTTGTATAGCGCTACAGAAACGCTGGGTGCCAGTCGCCAAGAAGTTATCGATGACCTTCTGAATGGCCATGCCAAGTATTCCAGCATATTTAATTATCCGACCCTTTCCTGGGCAGATATAGCTGTCATCGGCTGGCTGGTAGATGGAGCTGCGATCATCAATCAGACCATGCTGGCACGAAGTTCTTACGGGCCTTATGCCCGGGCAATGGTACGCATTTGCAAGGAAGAAAGTTTTCATAAGAAGCAAGGGTATGAAATGGTGGCTACCATGGCTGATGGCACGCCTGAGCAACAGGAGATGATCCAGGATGCGGTCAACCGCTGGTGGTGGCCTACACTCATGATGTTTGGCCCCCATGATGAGGATTCACCCAATAGTGCCGAGCTGATCAAATGGGGCGTAAAATCAAAGACAAACGACGAGCTCCGACAGAGCTTTGTGGATCGCCACGTGCAGGAAGCCCATACGGTAGGTCTCGAAATTCCGGATCCTGATCTCAAATTCAATGAAGAAACCGGCCACTGGGTATTTGGTGAAATTGACTGGGATGAGTTTTGGAACGTAGTCAAAGGTAATGGACCTATGAATCGTCAACGCATAAACACACGGCGTGAGGCTCACGAAAACGGTAAGTGGGTACGTGAAGCTGCCGAAGAATACGCCCGGAAACAGAAATTGAGCGAAGAAAAAGCGTCATAA
- a CDS encoding 3-hydroxyacyl-CoA dehydrogenase NAD-binding domain-containing protein, translating to MSKYLSEDNFVGVVGAGTMGQGIAQIASTYRHQVFLYDAYSDQLGNAKHSLRKILQRQVEKDRMTQEEVDGIMERIHFEDDLTKFNQCEIVIEAVIEDLEIKQDVFQRLEGIVSRDCILATNTSSLSIAAISSVLKKPKRFLGIHFFNPAPIMPLVEIVPGISTTEKTVNTARTLIDNWDKTTVLAKDTPGFIVNRVARPFYGEAIRQLEEGVADIPTIDWAMKEIGKFKMGPFKLMDFIGNDINYKVTETVFEEFFYDPRFKPSFTQKRMVEAGYLGKKSGKGFYDYGDNAENPEPTKDKDLGQEIVDRILAMLINEAADAVFMNVATVEDVDLAMTKGVNYPKGLLKWGDEIGLVNVLDRLTSLQTEYREDRYRPNPLLKQKVRNGETFY from the coding sequence ATGTCAAAATATCTTTCAGAAGATAACTTTGTAGGCGTTGTAGGTGCCGGAACCATGGGGCAAGGGATTGCCCAGATCGCATCCACCTATAGACACCAGGTTTTTTTATACGATGCCTACAGTGATCAGCTGGGAAATGCCAAACATTCGCTCCGAAAAATCCTGCAGCGACAGGTTGAAAAAGACCGCATGACCCAAGAAGAAGTTGACGGCATTATGGAGCGGATCCATTTTGAGGATGACCTTACGAAGTTCAACCAATGCGAAATCGTCATAGAGGCGGTCATTGAAGATCTGGAAATCAAGCAAGATGTCTTTCAACGGCTGGAGGGGATTGTATCGCGTGATTGCATTCTGGCAACAAATACCTCTTCGTTGTCGATTGCTGCTATTTCATCAGTATTAAAAAAACCGAAACGTTTCCTGGGAATACACTTTTTTAATCCTGCGCCAATCATGCCGTTGGTCGAGATTGTACCCGGTATTTCCACTACTGAAAAAACGGTCAACACTGCCCGGACCCTTATCGATAACTGGGACAAAACAACTGTTTTAGCTAAAGATACTCCTGGGTTTATTGTTAATCGTGTTGCACGCCCTTTTTATGGAGAAGCCATTCGTCAACTCGAAGAAGGGGTAGCCGATATTCCTACTATTGATTGGGCAATGAAAGAGATTGGAAAATTTAAAATGGGTCCCTTTAAGCTGATGGATTTCATCGGTAACGATATAAATTACAAAGTAACCGAAACCGTTTTCGAAGAATTTTTCTATGATCCACGATTTAAGCCATCATTTACTCAAAAACGAATGGTTGAGGCTGGGTATCTGGGCAAAAAATCAGGGAAAGGATTTTATGACTATGGTGACAATGCTGAGAATCCCGAACCAACCAAGGACAAAGACCTGGGACAAGAAATTGTCGATCGCATTTTAGCCATGCTAATCAATGAAGCAGCCGATGCGGTATTTATGAATGTGGCTACGGTTGAGGATGTGGATCTGGCCATGACCAAAGGGGTCAACTATCCCAAGGGATTACTGAAGTGGGGCGATGAGATTGGTCTTGTAAATGTACTGGATCGACTTACTTCCCTGCAAACAGAATATCGTGAAGATCGATACCGACCAAACCCACTATTAAAGCAAAAAGTCCGTAACGGAGAGACTTTCTATTGA
- a CDS encoding transferase hexapeptide repeat family protein produces the protein MIYEFEGYKPVVDETAFVHPQAAVTGNVVIGKNVYIAPGAAIRGDWGKIVIKDGCNVQENCTIHMFPGVTVVLEESAHIGHGAIIHGAHIGRNCLVGMNAVIMDNVELGTECIVGALTFVKEGMKIPKRKLVVGNPARIAKDVSDEMIQWKTEGTKLYQKLPGQLNDTLKECEPLREEPEVRPSQSKKYETWEKRKK, from the coding sequence GTGATTTACGAATTTGAGGGATACAAGCCGGTTGTTGATGAAACCGCTTTTGTGCACCCGCAGGCAGCGGTCACCGGAAATGTAGTAATTGGCAAGAATGTCTATATTGCCCCGGGAGCGGCCATTCGCGGTGACTGGGGAAAAATCGTGATCAAAGATGGGTGTAACGTACAGGAAAACTGCACCATCCATATGTTTCCCGGTGTAACCGTTGTGCTTGAGGAGAGTGCGCACATCGGTCACGGAGCTATTATTCATGGCGCACATATCGGCCGTAATTGCCTGGTGGGTATGAATGCTGTAATCATGGATAATGTCGAATTGGGAACGGAATGTATCGTAGGCGCACTAACCTTTGTAAAAGAAGGAATGAAAATCCCAAAACGTAAACTAGTGGTTGGGAATCCTGCAAGAATTGCCAAAGATGTTTCGGATGAAATGATCCAATGGAAAACGGAAGGCACAAAATTGTATCAAAAACTTCCCGGACAGTTAAACGATACGTTGAAAGAATGTGAACCGTTGCGAGAAGAACCCGAAGTCCGACCGAGTCAGTCAAAGAAATACGAAACCTGGGAAAAAAGGAAAAAATAA
- the paaZ gene encoding phenylacetic acid degradation bifunctional protein PaaZ, protein MKVKSYVKGEWVDEGEEQDLISAVTGEPVAHMLKADLDYKGACEYARQQAGPKLRAMSIHERAFKIKFLAQYLLERKEEYYELSTHTGATRQDSWIDIEGGIGSMFTLSSKSRIELSDLPYHVEGSHERLSREGTFVGQHICVPRHGVAVHINAFNFPVWGMLEKLAPCIISGMPAIIKPSPTGSYLAYKVFKDMLESKQLPECAIQFIAADKPGDLLHHLNSQDFVSFTGSAETGQKLKAHPNIISNNVRFNLEADSLNCSILGCDVTPDMEEFDLFVNEVTEEMTVKTGQKCTAIRRTLVPKNQVKNVIDALKKRLEKTSIGDPAKKETKMGPLASATQAERFKEQVSSLLETTQLIYSNGNGRHEGVSFTGPKVLLCHKPLEVDEVHKVEAFGPMTTLMPYESNEEAIKLANKADGSLVGSLFTADDDIAREITLGCAPYHGRFMVVNRDCADESTGHGSPMPHLVHGGPGHAGGGEELGGARAVIHNMQRVALQGSPTTLKNITQQYIKGAETKEAETHPFQQYFEDLGVGEAKTSDTYTVTEEDIERFADLSGDKFYAHTDPEAAERSLFGEIVAHGYFVLSRAAGLFVHPDEGPVLLNYGLENLRFVAPVAPGDTIQAKLVVKSKKVRQKKAKDKFPFGIVYWDVEVTNKDDELVAEYTILTLIKRREILDMDIFEEDK, encoded by the coding sequence ATGAAAGTAAAAAGTTACGTTAAAGGCGAATGGGTTGACGAAGGCGAAGAACAAGATTTGATCAGCGCGGTAACCGGAGAACCGGTTGCTCATATGCTTAAAGCAGACTTGGATTATAAGGGCGCCTGTGAATATGCTCGTCAGCAGGCCGGACCGAAGCTCCGGGCAATGTCCATCCACGAGCGTGCGTTCAAGATCAAATTTCTGGCGCAATACCTACTTGAGCGCAAAGAAGAGTATTACGAGCTTTCGACCCATACCGGAGCTACCCGGCAGGATTCCTGGATCGATATTGAAGGTGGAATTGGCAGCATGTTTACCCTCTCCAGCAAATCCCGCATCGAGCTTTCCGATCTACCCTACCATGTGGAAGGGAGCCACGAGCGGCTATCGCGCGAAGGGACGTTTGTGGGACAACATATCTGTGTACCACGTCATGGTGTAGCTGTGCATATCAATGCGTTTAACTTCCCTGTCTGGGGAATGCTGGAGAAGCTGGCCCCTTGTATTATTTCGGGAATGCCAGCTATCATCAAACCGTCGCCAACCGGTTCATACCTCGCATATAAAGTTTTTAAGGATATGCTAGAGTCAAAGCAACTTCCTGAATGCGCCATCCAGTTTATTGCTGCTGATAAGCCGGGTGATCTTCTACATCATCTCAATAGCCAGGATTTTGTTTCATTTACCGGTTCCGCGGAAACAGGACAAAAGCTTAAAGCCCATCCTAACATCATTTCCAATAACGTACGATTTAATCTTGAGGCCGACTCACTAAACTGTTCGATTTTGGGCTGTGATGTCACCCCAGATATGGAAGAATTTGACCTGTTTGTGAATGAAGTGACCGAGGAGATGACGGTAAAAACAGGACAAAAATGTACGGCTATTCGCCGGACATTAGTCCCGAAAAATCAAGTTAAAAACGTGATTGACGCATTAAAAAAGCGACTGGAAAAGACTTCTATAGGCGATCCCGCTAAAAAGGAAACTAAAATGGGTCCGCTTGCCAGCGCTACACAAGCCGAGCGTTTTAAAGAACAAGTTTCTTCACTACTGGAAACCACTCAGTTGATCTATAGCAATGGTAACGGCCGGCACGAAGGTGTATCATTCACCGGACCAAAAGTGCTGCTTTGCCACAAGCCGCTGGAGGTGGATGAGGTCCACAAAGTGGAGGCCTTCGGTCCAATGACTACGTTAATGCCTTATGAATCCAATGAAGAAGCGATCAAACTGGCCAACAAAGCGGATGGCTCACTGGTGGGCTCGCTCTTTACGGCAGATGACGATATTGCCCGCGAAATTACACTGGGGTGTGCCCCCTACCATGGACGCTTTATGGTGGTCAATCGAGATTGTGCCGACGAATCAACGGGACATGGGTCCCCAATGCCACACCTGGTACATGGCGGACCTGGTCATGCTGGCGGTGGAGAAGAGCTAGGCGGTGCTCGGGCTGTCATCCATAATATGCAGCGCGTAGCTCTGCAGGGTTCACCGACTACATTAAAAAATATAACTCAGCAGTATATTAAAGGAGCAGAAACTAAAGAGGCCGAAACACATCCCTTCCAACAGTATTTTGAAGATCTGGGTGTTGGAGAAGCGAAAACGTCCGATACTTACACTGTCACCGAGGAAGATATTGAGCGATTTGCTGATTTATCGGGTGATAAATTTTATGCCCATACCGATCCGGAAGCTGCCGAGCGATCCCTTTTCGGCGAAATTGTGGCTCATGGTTATTTTGTACTTTCACGAGCCGCGGGCTTGTTTGTACATCCCGACGAGGGGCCGGTATTACTCAATTACGGGTTGGAAAATCTCCGCTTTGTAGCTCCCGTTGCACCCGGCGATACCATCCAGGCGAAGCTAGTTGTAAAAAGCAAAAAGGTTCGTCAGAAAAAAGCCAAAGATAAATTTCCTTTTGGAATCGTTTATTGGGATGTAGAGGTCACAAACAAAGATGATGAATTGGTAGCCGAATATACGATCTTGACACTCATTAAACGTCGTGAAATCCTGGATATGGATATTTTTGAGGAGGATAAATAG
- the paaC gene encoding 1,2-phenylacetyl-CoA epoxidase subunit PaaC, whose amino-acid sequence MSTATTSKELTEEEALFEYLIRLADDRLILGHRLSEWCGHGPILEEDIALANIALDYIGHAANLYEYAVEIEGEGRHRDDLVYFRNDVEYKNLKITELPKGDFGFTIARQFLFSSYSYYLYQLLSDVEDEQFCGIVKKHFKEVQYHLRHSREWVLRLGDGTEESHERLQNAFDEIWMYIGELFYQDEIDERLQDEGLAVDTESFKADCKEIIIQTLEEATLKVPDFDQYMAEGGRQGLHTEHLGHLLAEMQHLRRSYPDADWE is encoded by the coding sequence ATGAGTACAGCTACTACATCCAAAGAACTAACCGAAGAGGAAGCGCTTTTTGAATACCTCATCCGGCTGGCCGATGACCGCCTGATATTGGGCCATCGCCTCTCTGAATGGTGCGGACATGGACCCATACTTGAAGAAGATATCGCCCTAGCTAATATTGCTTTGGATTACATTGGTCACGCTGCCAATTTATACGAATATGCCGTTGAGATAGAAGGTGAAGGCCGCCACCGTGATGATCTGGTCTATTTTCGAAATGATGTTGAATACAAAAATTTAAAAATCACCGAACTGCCAAAAGGTGATTTCGGCTTTACCATTGCGCGACAGTTTTTATTCTCTTCGTACAGCTACTATTTGTACCAGCTGCTATCGGATGTTGAGGATGAACAGTTTTGCGGCATCGTTAAGAAACACTTTAAAGAGGTACAATATCACCTGCGTCACAGTCGTGAATGGGTATTGCGGCTCGGTGACGGTACGGAAGAGAGTCACGAGCGCCTCCAAAATGCTTTTGATGAAATCTGGATGTACATCGGAGAACTGTTTTATCAAGATGAAATTGATGAACGACTCCAAGATGAAGGATTAGCAGTTGATACGGAAAGCTTTAAAGCTGACTGCAAAGAAATAATTATACAAACACTGGAAGAAGCAACCTTGAAAGTTCCGGATTTTGACCAATATATGGCAGAAGGAGGACGGCAAGGACTTCATACAGAGCATCTGGGACATTTATTGGCAGAAATGCAACACCTGCGGCGGTCGTATCCCGATGCCGACTGGGAATAG
- the paaD gene encoding 1,2-phenylacetyl-CoA epoxidase subunit PaaD, translating into MPTATTYNKDAIRDLLSEVKDPEIPVLSIIDLGILREIRINEDRVTVRITPTYSGCPAMKAIEKEIEKTLKVNGIQNYEIKKDFSETWTTDWMSEGAKKKLKDYGIAPPGKTEKEDDFFKTLKGSSRIIPCPYCDSTNTELQSEFGSTACKSQYYCYDCEEPFEHFKCI; encoded by the coding sequence ATGCCTACAGCAACTACATATAATAAAGATGCAATCCGGGATCTTCTTTCGGAGGTCAAAGATCCGGAAATTCCCGTACTTTCTATAATAGATCTGGGAATATTGCGTGAGATTAGAATTAATGAAGATAGAGTGACAGTGCGGATTACCCCCACCTATTCCGGATGCCCGGCAATGAAAGCCATTGAAAAGGAAATCGAGAAAACGCTTAAGGTAAACGGTATCCAAAACTACGAAATAAAGAAAGATTTTTCTGAAACGTGGACTACAGACTGGATGTCTGAAGGGGCTAAAAAGAAGTTGAAGGATTATGGCATTGCGCCGCCCGGTAAGACCGAAAAAGAGGACGATTTTTTTAAAACCCTAAAAGGATCGAGCCGGATTATTCCCTGCCCTTACTGCGATTCCACCAACACCGAATTGCAAAGTGAGTTTGGTTCAACCGCTTGTAAATCGCAATATTACTGCTATGATTGTGAAGAACCGTTTGAACACTTTAAATGTATCTAA
- a CDS encoding enoyl-CoA hydratase-related protein — MSEQLVASSIEESVLTLSLNRPNKLNSFIEPMANQLQQGLNEAKTNDKIRCVLLTGKGKAFCAGQDLPEVVDKGEDYELGETVRKSYNPIIKAIRHLEKPVVCAVNGTAAGAGANLALACDIVLASKEAVFVQSFSKIGLIPDSGGTFFLPRLVGLQRANAMYLLDEKISPEKAEEIGLIYKAVETDKLIEETQSICQKLASMPTKGFGLYKRAINRSFSNNLEEHLELEAELQTEAGNTDDYHEGVQSFLEKRKPEFKGK; from the coding sequence ATGAGTGAACAACTGGTAGCATCCAGCATTGAAGAATCAGTTTTAACCCTTTCACTAAACCGTCCGAATAAGCTCAATAGTTTTATTGAGCCTATGGCAAATCAGCTTCAGCAAGGACTGAATGAAGCTAAAACTAATGATAAAATCAGATGTGTACTTCTAACCGGAAAGGGAAAAGCCTTTTGTGCCGGACAAGATTTGCCGGAAGTCGTCGATAAAGGAGAAGATTACGAGCTCGGTGAAACCGTTCGCAAAAGTTATAATCCTATTATCAAAGCGATTCGCCACCTTGAGAAGCCCGTTGTTTGTGCCGTAAACGGAACGGCAGCAGGAGCAGGAGCAAATCTTGCTTTGGCCTGTGACATTGTCTTGGCATCTAAAGAGGCCGTTTTTGTACAATCTTTCAGCAAAATTGGGCTGATTCCCGACAGCGGCGGCACCTTCTTCCTTCCACGTTTAGTAGGACTCCAGCGTGCTAATGCCATGTACCTGCTAGACGAAAAGATATCCCCTGAAAAGGCGGAAGAAATCGGATTAATCTATAAAGCCGTTGAAACTGATAAGCTGATAGAAGAAACTCAATCCATTTGTCAAAAACTGGCCTCAATGCCCACCAAGGGATTTGGTCTATACAAGCGTGCAATTAACAGATCCTTTTCCAATAACCTGGAAGAACATCTTGAACTGGAGGCCGAACTGCAAACCGAAGCAGGCAATACGGATGATTATCACGAAGGAGTACAATCATTTCTCGAAAAACGGAAACCAGAATTTAAAGGAAAATAA
- the paaB gene encoding 1,2-phenylacetyl-CoA epoxidase subunit PaaB → MNNNKKSENEDTQWPLWEVFTQPRDGKPHEHVGSLHAPDAEKALENARDVYTRRKEAVNIWVVPSNQIVASKGEDEGPFFDPADDKPYRHPQFYSVPRVSKRRS, encoded by the coding sequence ATGAACAACAATAAGAAATCCGAAAACGAAGATACCCAATGGCCGCTTTGGGAGGTTTTTACTCAACCTCGCGACGGTAAACCTCATGAACATGTAGGGAGTCTCCATGCCCCGGATGCGGAAAAGGCCTTGGAAAATGCCCGTGACGTATATACGCGCCGAAAAGAAGCGGTCAACATCTGGGTGGTACCCAGCAATCAGATTGTGGCATCCAAAGGCGAAGATGAGGGACCATTTTTCGATCCTGCTGATGATAAACCGTACCGGCATCCACAATTTTACAGTGTCCCAAGAGTTTCAAAACGACGATCATGA
- the pcaF gene encoding 3-oxoadipyl-CoA thiolase, producing the protein MSEAYIIDAIRTPIGKYRGTLSPIRADDLAALTIEELMDRNSNIDPECIEDVIFGCANQAGEDNRNVARMAALLAGLPTSVPGETINRLCASGMSSAVQAYKSIKVDEGDLFITGGMEHMTRGPIVLGKGEAPYSGTTEMHDTTFGWRFINPKMDKEYGSEAMGETAENIVEKYDISREDQDKFAAWSQQKAAQATKSGRMAKEIMPVEIPQQKGDSGIFEEDEFIRPETTVEVLSKLPAVFRKGGTVTPGNASGINDGSCAMLVAGDSAIKDFQLEPLTRIVASAVVGVEPRIMGMGPVGATKKVLERTDLTLNDIDIIELNEAFAAQSLAVLRELGVEDDDPRVNPHGGAIALGHPLGMSGARLLQTASFELHEQNKKYALCTLCVGVGQGMAVILEKT; encoded by the coding sequence ATGTCTGAAGCTTATATCATTGACGCTATCCGTACTCCCATAGGTAAATATAGGGGAACACTCTCTCCTATCAGGGCCGATGATTTAGCGGCATTAACTATCGAAGAACTGATGGATCGAAATTCTAATATAGATCCTGAATGTATCGAGGATGTCATCTTTGGGTGTGCCAACCAGGCCGGTGAAGATAACCGCAATGTAGCACGCATGGCCGCGTTACTTGCCGGACTCCCTACTTCAGTACCGGGTGAAACCATAAATCGTCTGTGTGCCTCAGGTATGAGCAGTGCAGTCCAAGCCTACAAATCGATCAAGGTGGATGAAGGGGATCTATTTATTACCGGTGGTATGGAACACATGACCCGCGGTCCGATAGTATTGGGTAAAGGAGAAGCTCCCTATTCCGGTACTACCGAAATGCACGATACTACCTTTGGGTGGCGGTTTATAAACCCAAAAATGGATAAAGAGTATGGCAGCGAAGCGATGGGTGAAACCGCCGAAAACATTGTAGAAAAATATGATATAAGTCGTGAAGATCAGGATAAATTTGCGGCATGGTCGCAACAAAAAGCGGCCCAAGCGACTAAAAGCGGACGCATGGCCAAGGAAATCATGCCAGTGGAAATCCCACAACAAAAAGGAGATTCTGGTATTTTTGAAGAAGACGAGTTTATTCGTCCGGAGACAACAGTTGAAGTTCTCAGCAAACTACCGGCCGTTTTCCGTAAAGGCGGAACTGTAACTCCCGGTAATGCCAGCGGAATTAATGATGGTTCGTGTGCTATGCTCGTAGCTGGAGATTCTGCCATTAAAGATTTCCAATTGGAACCACTGACACGAATCGTTGCGTCGGCAGTGGTTGGCGTTGAACCTCGCATTATGGGGATGGGGCCAGTTGGAGCAACAAAAAAAGTATTAGAGCGAACGGATTTAACGCTGAATGACATCGACATAATTGAGCTGAATGAAGCTTTCGCTGCTCAAAGTTTGGCGGTACTTCGAGAACTAGGAGTTGAAGATGATGACCCACGGGTGAATCCGCATGGCGGGGCTATCGCACTGGGACATCCGCTGGGCATGTCGGGCGCGCGACTGCTCCAAACGGCTTCGTTTGAACTTCACGAGCAGAATAAAAAGTATGCACTTTGTACACTCTGCGTGGGAGTGGGACAAGGCATGGCCGTGATCCTGGAAAAAACGTAG
- the paaI gene encoding hydroxyphenylacetyl-CoA thioesterase PaaI: MIKKKLKAMTHSNTTMQKEELAQKVVDKMMADDAFSQWLGIKIVEIEPGYAKLGMKVRDEMVNGFNVSHGGISFSLADSALAFASNSYGRVAVAMENNISFIKKVMTGDTLTAETEELSIGRRIGVYNISITNQKNEQVALFRGTVFRTQNYHFEEISN, translated from the coding sequence ATGATTAAAAAGAAGCTGAAAGCGATGACTCATAGCAATACAACAATGCAAAAAGAAGAATTAGCTCAAAAAGTGGTTGATAAAATGATGGCGGATGATGCCTTCAGCCAGTGGCTGGGCATAAAAATCGTAGAAATTGAACCCGGCTATGCAAAATTAGGTATGAAAGTCCGAGACGAAATGGTTAATGGGTTCAATGTCTCACATGGGGGGATTTCTTTTTCGCTAGCCGACAGCGCCCTGGCATTTGCTTCCAATAGCTATGGACGAGTAGCAGTAGCCATGGAAAACAATATTTCATTTATAAAGAAAGTGATGACTGGCGATACTCTAACTGCAGAAACCGAAGAATTAAGCATTGGTCGGCGTATTGGCGTTTATAATATTAGTATTACAAATCAAAAAAATGAGCAGGTAGCACTATTTCGCGGAACCGTTTTCAGAACTCAGAATTACCATTTTGAAGAAATTTCAAATTGA